One Argiope bruennichi chromosome 5, qqArgBrue1.1, whole genome shotgun sequence DNA segment encodes these proteins:
- the LOC129968203 gene encoding piggyBac transposable element-derived protein 2-like yields the protein MEEHRSVYFVDTDGKKKLLTDEIWNALSSGSDDDFDDSDEDPTFNPNVLFNRNSEDISDNNNDSESSENEVNIQNESSTSGNKTLEEKSKKVKKEKIKLVWKKKSLQVNPEIITFSGDTHVQQTPEKPLNVTSSDIRKYLGICILSSVSSVKDFRLYWNPAVGISLIQNSMPVNEFEKIRRYLHFNDNNAFSTDLQGGQDKFFKLRPLIDELQKSFLSIPMEECLCVDEQMCATKARHHLKQYMPDKPHKYGYKLFILSGVSGFAYNFEIYGGKELDVANILQEPDLGASSNVVIRLTRPVQENVNHKLYFDNYYTSIPLQVYLKKKGILSLGTIRRNRIPDCKLPTERELKLQVRGSITEFVAEYDGCELSNVSWKDNKTVTMLSTFAGTNPVSEVQRFDRKQKCHVKVNCPYVIKTYNKHMGGVDLLDSLIGRYKIIMRSKKWYFRLFYHLLDLTIINAWLLYKRVHKQKRNSEKPMKLVTFRLQLAETLCLHGQVKSLKRGRPSSAEETVGKQSKKACRKEPPKDIRFDRIDHWPEHSTNKQRCKMLNCKGFTRVQCMKCSIPLCFYKEKNCFRDYHLQ from the exons ATGGAAGAGCATAGGTCTGTTTACTTTGTTGATACAGatggtaaaaagaaattattgacagATGAAATATGGAATGCTCTTTCGAGTGGAAGCGATGATGATTTTGATGATAGCGATGAAGATCCTACATTTAATCCTAATGTTCTCTTCAATAGAAATTCAGAAGATATTTCTGACAATAACAATGATTCTGAATCATCTGAAAATGAAGTGAATATTCAAAACGAAAGTTCGACTTCAGGTAACAAGACATTAGaggaaaaaagtaagaaagttaaaaaggaaaaaattaaacttgtatgGAAGAAAAAGTCTTTGCAAGTAAATCCTGAAATCATAACTTTCAGTGGAGATACACA TGTACAACAGACACCTGAGAAACCTCTGAATGTAACATCAtctgatataagaaaatatttgggaATTTGTATATTGAGTTCTGTATCAAGTGTTAAAGATTTTAGATTGTACTGGAATCCTGCTGTTGGAATATCTCTCATTCAAAATTCTATGCCCGTtaacgaatttgaaaaaataagaagatatctTCATTTCAATGACAATAATGCATTTTCAACTGATTTGCAAGGAGGCCAGGATAAGTTTTTCAAACTGAGACCTTTGATTGATGAACTTCAAAAATCTTTCCTTTCCATTCCTATGGAAGAATGTTTATGTGTCGATGAACAAATGTGTGCTACTAAAGCTAGACACCATTTAAAACAGTATATGCCTGACAAGCCCCATAAATACGGTTACAAACTCTTCATTTTGAGTGGAGTATCCGGATTTGCATACAATTTCGAGATTTATGGTGGCAAAGAACTTGATGTTGCTAATATACTTCAAGAGCCTGATTTAGGAGCTAGTAGTAATGTAGTTATTAGATTAACTCGTCCTGTTCAAGAAAATGTTAATCACAAACTTTACTTTGACAATTATTACACTTCTATTCCTCTGCaagtatatttgaagaaaaagggAATTTTATCTCTTGGAACTATTAGAAGAAATAGAATTCCAGACTGCAAACTTCCAACTGAAAGGGAGCTGAAGTTACAAGTTCGTGGATCCATCACTGAATTTGTGGCTGAATATGATGGCTGTGAACTGTCAAATGTATCATGGAAAGACAATAAAACTGTCACAATGCTCTCTACATTTGCTGGTACAAACCCGGTAAGTGAAGTACAGCGCTTTGACAGGAAACAAAAATGTCATGTAAAAGTAAATTGCCCTTACGTTATAAAAACTTACAACAAGCACATGGGAGGTGTGGACTTACTTGACAGTTTGATTGgaaggtataaaataataatgcgaaGCAAAAAGTGGTATTTTCGgttgttttatcatttattagacCTGACGATTATCAATGCTTGGTTGCTGTATAAGAGAGTGCACAAACAAAAGCGTAACAGTGAAAAGCCTATGAAACTTGTTACTTTTAGATTGCAGTTAGCAGAAACTTTGTGCTTACATGGACAagtaaaatcactaaaaagaGGGAGACCATCAAGTGCAGAGGAAACAGTTGGAAAACAATCAAAAAAAGCTTGTCGAAAAGAGCCTCCAAAAGATATTAGATTTGACAGAATTGATCACTGGCCAGAGCATTCTACAAATAAACAACGATGTAAAATGTTGAATTGTAAAGGATTTACAAGAGTACAGTGCATGAAATGCTCAATTCCTCTATGTTTTTATAAAGAGAAGAACTGTTTTAGAGACTATCATTTACAGTAA